In Brienomyrus brachyistius isolate T26 chromosome 11, BBRACH_0.4, whole genome shotgun sequence, the DNA window GACGCGTGAGTGGTTGTTAGGGGCAGAGCGCGTGGCCTTCTTCCGGGGACGCATGCGCCATAAAACCCTGTCCTCCTTCCGGTTTCCGTAATGATCTTTTCAAAGGGGCAGGTCGCGATGAAACCATAGGTCGAACACCAAACATCGAAGTATTTTATTAGCGATGATAATTTGATTAAACCGCAGCACAtggctggcaaaaaaaaaaacaatcgaaaCGAGCGAAACATTTAAAAGATTTATTCATCATAATACTTCATGCAGAATAGAGCAAAGTTTTGAGAACTTTATACTACATAAGAAGTATTGAATTACCGTAACGTATTTTTGCCCAGTGCTCAATTACTTGTCATTGCATTCAAATATTTGAACGAACTAGACTGTGAcccttagatttttttttatcactacTTCTCGTAATAATCTGCTGGTCAAACCTCACAGCACGTAACTGCTATCAGATTTTGCTGTCATCTTTTACAAGCATTTAGATAACAACAACTGCAGTCATTAGAACTTAAACACTAGATGTGCCTTTGTTATACTTCAGAAAACACTGTCtatacatttaataaaagtcACATCACCTTGCatataacagaaaaaaaacacaaaatgttGTACAACAGATGCACATTCAACGCTTGTAATGAGGAAATGTGCACATCCCAATACGTATTTCCTACGAAGCATTTCTCCGACGACAAATCAAAACCTTGCAATTAACAGAAACGCAGCAGGTGAAATGCATATCATCACACGTACGTGTGGAAAATGCAAAGGACCTGTCGAATCCACACTGAACCCACATGTTACAGTTGTGACCAAACACATTTAAGGCATCTGGTGTCAACAGTCATATAGCATTAAATGTAGATGTGCATAAGACCATCttccattttaatatttataaattagatgggtgtggagagtgCATTATATTAAAACATTTGCAACATTTTTGTCAGATTCTGCTATACAATAACGGAGCATGTTAGAAATCACAGCCTCACAAAACATCATTCTCAGCTAATGACGaagagtgtaaaaaaaaataacaaattcCAAAGAATCCTCAATTCTCAACATTTAATTAAGTTTAACTGGTCTGAACTGAAACCTTattgtcatttttatattcCTTACTAATTCAAGTGAAATCTGATTTAAATGTGTaagataaaaagaaaaacttatttttttttggcattCACAAATACCATTTTAGGAACAAAAGAATGTTGTAAATAAGTGTCTGATATGTGGTAACAGTACATAAGTAAACAGTAATATTTAGAAGTTGAAAACATTGTGTACCTTATACAAAAAAGTCAAATTCAACTGCATTAAAGCTACTTAACCAACAGCTAGATGACAGATCATTACCCACTTCAAACAGTGTAGAATATGTAGAAAAGTGTAGAACATGCCAGTCCCACCCTGCCGGAAATGAACTATCATTATTAGACTGGATGTAGCTGCTAATGTGACCTACAACTGGTGTACCACCATTTAGCTGCAAAGCAGTCTCACCACTTCATAATTTATCAGCAGTAATCATTTTAAGAATACTAAACAACACGGTATGCCTTACTGCACAACCAAACTTAGACGACTTGCTGGTATCTGGCAGGCCAACGTactatatttattaaaaaatacttgCCATAGCTCTTTCACAAAAATATAACAAAGATGTACAAAGTCTAACCTctgtgttaaatgtaaataatctAAACAAATTATACTCCACTCCAAATGGTACCAGTCCTATGTTATTttgtttcagaatgatgcaaacAGGACTGCACCTTTAAAATGGTCAACTCTCCGTGTGCATCTGTGGTCACGAATGACAAATGAAGACTTGCACATTTTCCAAAAACCTCTGTATCTTTTCGGCAACATTAAAACGCGGCACCATTAAAGAATTACACAGGAATGACTAGTACAATTTAATAATGTAAAAGGAGAGACAAATAACTCTGCAGTCAGAACAGGAGGATCGCAATCACTACAGGATGCCACAATATATGCTGAAattatttataaatgtgaaAAGAACAACAATGAAAGGTTAACAGGAAATGCAAAACTGTTTTTAAAACTTTCGGTGACATTTTACTttaggccatgtttttagtaatttataagcacattcataatgcattataatgaattTATAAAGTATAAacaacatggctataaatatcaaaaggcataacattatactcatgtttattatgcagtaTGAATACTTTATAAAACTTCCATCCACAACGCACTACAgataactattattattatttattaatgtgtttataaattaaatCGTGGTCTTAAATGTTAAACTTTCAAAATATTTTCATCCTCTGTATTTTTAGAAATGGTCAGAGGATTGACCaagctgacacacacacacaagacccCAAGGCGCTCGTCAAATTCACTGTTATGAAAAGCTATGGAGACCCTCCCTCTCACGCAACAGTAATCCTTACTGTTACCATTACGCCGCTATTACAATCATCGTCATTTACCCGATAACAGAATTCTCTATTAAGAAGAGCATGTAAGCGGTTATCCGTCACAGGAAAGAATAAGACATAAGAAAAGCAGATTTCATTCAGCCAGATCACCGTCTGGCCCTCTCAGTATTGTGATTATGCTAAACAGTAAATGACGACTCTCTAAAAAGACGAATatcagaagaaaaaaatccgatgcaaaataaattcaaacactttgttaaattagggGAAGCCGAGACAGTAATTAAACATCACACAGCACCTAATTGTGTTTACCTCCTTAGATGTCTGTATAAAAACAGCCATCTATCTTCATTATGCACTAACGAATCACACTGAAAACAGCCATAAGGGGTTAGTGTAAAACATTAGGAGACCGGATTCCAAAGGAATCTATAACAGCATAAAGAAAGATGTCAGAGCTAAAGTCATTCTGCAGAGACTTTGACGGGAGGGAAGTTACACCAAGACAAACCTAAAAGTCAAACCGGACAGCATCATCAAGGAGAGACAGACGCTACGAGAGACTGCAAGCGGAATTCCTGACTAAACAAATGAGACTGCGCTCACCAAGACCTCCACTGGGACAGATAACTGTAAGACCAAGGAAGAATGCGAGAATAAGAAGAACGCAACATTAATTTAGAAAATAAGAGCAAGATAGGCAGAAGAAATTAAAGCAAAGAGGAAAGGAGGGCCAGTCTTCAGTGGGGCCCGTTATCCCTCACTAGTGACCGCAGGTGGAGCGGCGAGGTCCCGGGATCTCAGGAGCTGTGCCCCCTTATCCTCCATACAAATGTCACAGCCCCACACAGCGGAGGCCTCTGCTGTCAGCAGGTTGTACGCCGTCTCAGTCATTCCCGTGCAGATCCTGTGAAACCACTTTTGGCAGGAGGCTTCACACATGATGGCTTCCTGGTCGTCGTTCACTTCGTTCAGGCAGATCCCGCACGGGTAGATGGGGTCTGAGGAGCAGGGGCCTGGCCTGCTGGGTGTTACCACGGTCTTGCTGCCGCCACTGCCTTGTCGCCTCCGGCCCGCCCGGGGGGGCACATCTTTGGGGCCACATGGCTGGGGGGAGTTTTTCAAGGTGTCAGCACTGGGGGAGATGATGCCGTTGAGCTTATCTACGGCGTGAGGGTGGGCTGGCTCCTGGCAGACGGGGGCATTTCTGCCCTTCGACTTCCGGTCGGGGGACACCTCGTGACAGGGGCTCTCCTCCAAACTAGGGCCCTGCTTCTGGGGGGAGCTGCCGTGAGACGCGCCGCCGCCCGCGGCCTCGCCCAGCTCCTGTTTGGGTACaggaggatcaggctgctggttgCTCCTCTGCAGTGCAAAGCCCGCTCTGGGGTCCACACAGGTCCGCATGGCCACATTCACCCCAACATTGCCCTCGGGGCCAAACGCAGGACCATCGCAATTAGTGCTGCGGTTCAGCATCTGTGGGGGCCCCTGGCTGAAGGCATCTCCGTGACTGGCTCTGTAGGGCTGACTGCGAGCTAGGGGAACACCGCTATTAAACCCCGGCTGATTCCCATAAGCGGGGCTCTCAGGGTGCGGGTAGCCGAATCCcggcaccctgacaaaccccaTGCCCATCTGGTTCTGAGCAAATGGGTGCAGTTGACTTCGCAGCTGGTAAGGGCCCCCGTACGGAGAGGGGATGCGGGGAGGCACGTGGGGGGGCATCCTGTGGGGGGCGTAGCTGCTTAAGCCTGGGTAATGCGAGTGGCCGGGGTATGGGTTTCCGGAAGGCAGTGGCTTGAACGACAGCGCATTGTAGCTGTCGTCAAAGGGGTTGGAAGCCACCAGGTGGTCCGCACTTGGGTTAGGGGGTGGGGCATATTCAGAGACGGGGGGGAACAAAGCCGGCTGCAGAGATGGAAAAACATAACCCGAATCACTGAaaacagcaaaaaaagaaaaaagaaaaagaattgCGTATCTCTATTAAAGCCCTAATATGTTAAAACCTTGCCATCTGCTGTAGGCTAACTCCACTTTCAAGTAATAGGCTATTTATTAGCATGTGATACCTTTAAAATTCTTATATGAGCTGAATGTATAACATCAGGGAAAAAAAGATCAGAAAAAGGAGTTACTTCTCCCTACTCTGACAGTTGCAAATACTGAAACGCTAGAAATGCAAGGTGCATCACAGCAAACAGTAAACTCAGTTGCAGCTACCTGAGTGTTTGACTTGCGCTTTTTCTTATCTGGGCTCGCCAGTAGTACACCCGGCCCTGCTAAACCATCCAGCCCACCGTCTCCACCTGCAAAATCATATCCCAACGCATGTTAGAGATCCAGCCCGCAAGCGCCGCCAACTGCAACACCTTCCCCGGCGAGCAACGCACTCCAGCGCCGCCGAGCATCCGTGTTTGGAGTAGCGTTGAAATATGCAATATCTGCCCGATCTCATAAAAATAACATCGAAACCATTTAATACAAGCTTATTATTGTAAAGGCGATCATTAAATCGACCGGTTTGTTCCGACCAAACGGTGGTAAACTTTGTTTCTCCAAGTTCGGCCCAAATTTGTGTTTATAAATTCGGCAGGGCGACAGTGTTAACTTCATGAATTACAGCCCGATTCCAGAACAGCGCAATTCGATCTTTTTTAATCAAAAGCTTCGAAATACAAAACATGGGTAATAACTTTTCTATTGAAAATCTGCCTCCTTCGGTTATTCGTCACGAAGTTATTATCGATCCAAAACATTATTTCACTGCATAAACTCGACGAACGggacgagaaaaaaaataaactctcAATACGTTTGACGCAATTATACTGCAACTATAACCACATTTCCTACTGGAAAAAGGCTCAACTTGTAGCCTCCCGCCCGCAAATTCACTTTAATTACAGCTACCGACGGCTATAAAAACGTCAAGGAGCCGCAGTAAAAGTTCACGGCACTTTCCAGCGCCAGTGCGCACATTCCGGCGTGCAAAAATAAGGCGGACCGCTTCGGCGCGGCCAGCTAGCTAAACGCACCCGAGGCGCGGCGTGCACCGTCCCCCCTTCCCGATCCCCCTAAAGCCCGCTGCGGCGCGGCTCCATCCATTTACAGAGTTTCATTCAATTCTTCAAAGGCCTCGATGTAGGCCGACGAGCTCCTTCGCGGTCGTAATTACGGCCGGGACTCGCGTACAAACCTAccgtgcccccaccccccagacacCAACACGGCGACGCACCAGCTATCGGAaaaaagaagaggaggaggaggagaagggagGGGGGACGAAAGGGGCAAAAATACCTCTGTTTCTTTTGAGGGACAGCGCGTCTTTATCCTGCTCTGTTGACATCACGGAGTCCCTTGCATGActcggagcggggggggggggtagtaatGTGTGCTGTTATTGCATTAAACTCGTGGGCTGGAGGGTAAAGTGCGCCTGTCCTCACCCTCCGCGGTGATCGCAAAGGAAGTTTGGGAGGAGCGGACGGATCGAACTGGGGGATATAAAGCGGCACGTGGCGCACGCGGCGGGGAGCCGCGCTGGCGGAGGGCCGCATATCTCCGGGGCGAGCGGCCGACGCCGCTAAAGCGCCGCAATCTGCCCGCCCGCCCAAAATGGTTATTAACATGCCGAGGTGGAAACCCCTGCATTAGCGTGTTAGTGTGTCTGATGTAGCGCCGCGATGAGCCGCTGATGTAACGCAGCGGCCGCAGGCTGCCCTGGCGGAGCCGTCTCTCTACTCTCGGCTGCCTCTGATCCTTTTTCTGCTGCTGAAACGTTTGATCCcgtttgatttttttccaagtttttatTTCTTCACTGTTGAGAGCGTCTGTTGTTCGGGACGTCTGGAAATAATGAGAAAATTATCGTTTTAAGTGTTTTGCATTACTGAAAGTGGACAAGATGTGTATGAAAGAAATTAATGTAcctacacaaaattttactgaaAGGCAGAGAATTAGAAAAACAGTCTTGACTTACGACCATCTTGAGTTACGACTAGCCCTCGCGAATGAATTGAATTCGTAAGTCCAGGGCCTGTATCACTTCGCTTATAGAAATCGTAGAACTGTCCCAATAGTAACAAAACGATGAGTAGGCAAATTATAAAACGAATTAATTGAATGGTTATAATCCAAGTGTTCCGAACCTCCCAAAACACCCCTTACCTAACCTGCTgacaggggcgctgtaaagggggggtaaacgatgacgattctcggggcccatgactgagagggggcccagagaagcccccaataaatgtgttgggggccctgtcaagattcttttcatggggccaaaaatccttagcagcgcccctgcctGTTGATAATAAAAAAGACTTGTGTAATGTGTACAATTTACCAGAAACACCAATAATTTTCCTGGTGTGCTCACCAAAAAGTTATAAAATGTGCCTAGCCTACCAGAAACAACAATTTCATACTGTACTCGCCATTCAAGTTGACATCTTTGGCTTGCAGGAATGGAGGAGGTGGGCATGAAATGGAAGGTGGTTATTGTTTGGAAAGAGAGTCCAGTAAGATTGTCAAGATGGTGAATTTCGACACACTGTACATATTAGCGAGATCAGTCACACAAACGAACTAACGTTAATAAACGTAAATAATAATCAATAGTAATGATACTAATAAAGCGCACCAAAGGAACAGTTTTCCTTCAATGGTATCTCTGGAGCTCAGCTGCTGTGTCAACCACCGGCTGCCGACCGTCCTGCCATTTCTCCTCCATCTCCTGCGCTCTGCATTGAGAGCAGGTGGTTCCCGGCCGGCCTGCCATTTCTCCTCCATCTCCTGCGCTCTGCATTGAGAGCAGGTGGTTCCCGACCATCCCGAACAGGGACCCCTAACAAGGCAAACGTAGTACAGAGTCAGGTTTTAATCGCTATTACACAGAATTATTTAGAGCTGCATCAAGGGGCattgctagagattttgggctccAAGAAgtcatatcatattgggcccccagtCCACAGCAATCTAGTTATTTTCCAAATTTCCTATGCCTCCTGTCACTCGGGGACCTCCTGGAATCGCCTTACAGCACCCCTGGGACCACCACTATCTCATGCAGCCAGGTGTAATATTCTTGTGCTGGAGAGTTCCTGGAAGAGGAACACGTCAGTGAGCGGAGTCTTGCATTGACCTCGGGCTCTGACAGGTCTTGTCTTTCATTCATCACACAGAAGTCAAATGCACTGCTACAAAATTTGGTATCACTGAATATTTTGCATGGATTCTTTAATTGGGTGACTGTTGCTCTGCATGTAACAGCAgtggttttagggttaggtatTGTTCTGACTCTTGTTTTGGCTAGAAATTTATAGCGTATTcatttatacatatttaatatatttatatattttcattGTCCAAAAGTGAATGTCTTAGGTAAGCACTTTATCACAATATGTGTGCCATGTGTATACCTTGTAAATGATAACTTAAAAGCTTGTTTTATCTGCCAGTTGAGTGTGCTGTTTCTATAATGTGGCAGTATACTCGTATATTTGGAAACTGGTATCTCTTCCCCTCAGCGCAGCAAATTTACTCTTTGAATACACCTCCCTGTAGaataaatgtgcagattaaaagTGTATCCATTTGCGCAGACGAATGGCATATACAACTGGTGTGAAATCCTATCCACTGCTTCAAACAcaaaatccattcatccatgttCTGGGGCTAGATTCAGCAAGCCCAGCACTTTATTGGGGCCCCTAAATATAAAACATGATATTTTATAAGCTTAGTAATTTTTATCCCGCTCACTCAGTAAATTCTATCTATCATGGGGAACTGATATTTCTTCAGATTTCAAAGAGGCATTCCAAGATGACGTTACATCAGTAGGCTCCGGTCTAGCTATGCTCCTGTCCATCTTCCAACTTCTCTCATGACTCCATACATGCTTCCCTACTTAATCATTTACACAATGATAACATAAATGTGAAATGTCGATGATGAGAATCCATCTCTAAATAACTGTAAATTAATGTTTTAAAGCACCACCGTGCTCCAGTTATTAGCGCAGTCGTCTCACTGATTCATTTTGTTGTAGCGCAGCTTATtacagcagagggcgctgctcTCTACATTACGTAAGTGGCCTTTGTCAGGTAATGAAGCTGCATTTCCCATCTGAACTTGCGTTCGGGCGGCTGCCAGAACACGTCGTGCACGTCAACATTGCTGAGCTGTTGTAGGTACAAGGCAGGCAGTCACCAGTGAATAAACACCAGTGAAGGACAGTGAATAAATGCTGAAAATGAAGTTTAAAAAGCAGTAGAAGATTAAAAACGAAGCCATGAATAATGGCTCGTGTGGACCAgatatttctataaaacaattCAAGGCAGACTTATGAATTTTGATTTCCTGGTACCAATGATTCTTACACCACTAGGAGGAAGAGCCCAGTGCTAACAGAAcgatttaaaatgaaaagtagaattttaatatatattaaaatatatattatcctgctttaataatatatatattaaatatatatctGCAAAAGCAACGAGCGAATGTTTTTATTACTGTTGAATATATGTATGTAATCGCACAACACACCGTGGTTCTTGTAAAAGATGACTGTGGATGGGTGCGGCAGCCGTGTTCAgtacttttacttttttacttTTACCCGCAGTGTCTGTGCACGGGCTCGGAGCTCCAGCGAGCACAAACTCACCACTGGATTGGTAAAACATTCAAACACGGCACAAGAAATCTCACAACAAAAGTAAAATGCACTAACCCCAAGTCAAAACTgggctcatttaaaaaaaacaaacaaaccacaaaaaactaaacaaaccatAAACAAAATCCATAAAAATCACGAACAAACCACCGCATCTTTcatgaaaatgtttttatttaatctaAGCAATTGATTATTTTCACAATTTATGTGAGCTTACAAAATCATTTTTTGGCATTTAGGTATAATTGTATAGCATTTTTGGCATAAAGCATTTATGTTGTAGCAGAGAGAAGAATCTTGGATACTgacaaaaatataaacattatgAATAGATAAAGCAGTAATAAGTAGAAGACATACATTCAACACTGAAGGCTCAGGCCCGCGCTCCTCTAGCAGTGGTGTGGGGGCTGCAGACCCCCTGAGCTTAACTGTATTTGCTGCCCACAGCCCCACACTACGGCCAGGTCGGTGCTGAACGTCCGGCGGCAGCCATGTGTCGCCTGGCAGACCCGAGTCTCCAGCCCAGTCCCTTTCACATTCGGAAAAGAACAAGCTTAATAACGTAACTGAATATTCGTAATAATGCTGAAAAATTGCACAGGATGAGGCCCAAACAGGTCTGTCTCCTGTATAACACCAGCTGTCGGGGCGTTTGCTTCCTCAGTGCTCTGTGAAACCCAGAGCTGGGATCTTGCTGCAAACACTCACAGTACATTCTTGGACATtcattatatatataacaaCTCTACAACTGTAACAGAGGTATTCCTTTACATGTATTTCATGGTTTGAAATGTTGCagaaaaagtttaatttcccagCAAGAATAAAAGCAAAGGGATATCTCTGCTTGGCCTGCAGAGTCTCAAGCTGAGGTATTGCTTGGAAATTGCCTGAATAAAAATTACGATTTTCCGAAACCATTACAGAGCTGGATTGCAGTCACTGAATGATAACAAGATGTTCAAATtacacaagggggggggggggggggacagaaagATCCAGATCACATGATAATGACAGAGTAACAGCTTCCCAAGTTAATGCTCCTATACAACATTTTAAAAGACAGTTGcactttaaaaaatattttaggcATCTCAAGGGAAAACCTAAATAATTCAGTCACTGCTTTTCTCCTGATCGCTGGGGTGTATATTTTGCTCCCCGTTAATGTAATAGAGTAAAATGCACTTCTCCTCCAGTGAGAAATGATAAAAAACACCATTATAGAAATATCTGCTTCTGTTTGCATAAATGTTTTACAAATAATGTTTTGAAAGCACTGACGGTGAACCACTTCCATCTTGGCTTGTGGTTTTAAAGACACCTGATATTAAGGATAAAAACAaaccaagggaaaaaaaaacatttaaacatcatGCAAAGATAGGAGCATGTTGCTTTCTAGGTGATTTGCAATGGTAACCGAAAAATCTTTGGTATATATTCTTTGCCACTCCAAATAAAACTAAAATGATTGTGTCACTTCAACGCCCAATCCTTAGAGTCCCATCATCAAAAATATTATCGTAACATCTTGGGAACTACTGTAGCTGCTGATCTAGCAGTACTTGGAATGTTAGATAATATTAGACGACGAACATCATAAGAACTTTCCCATGAGATTGAACCCCTTCTATCTCTCAATGTTATACACAAAGAAAGGGGAACTTGAGCTTGAGAAGACGTTTTTTCACTCTACATACAGCATGTCCACTGTGGAAAGCTGCACTGACCATCTCTGATCCACCACTTCATCCCCAGGACCAGTACAGTCAACCGAAATCAACCGAGGAGGCAAACAATTCTTTGGGGGAAAGCGTCGATTACCACTGCATACAAGCTAAAACTTTTACAACTCAAAAAATCACAAGCTGAAAGTTAAACTACGAAACTAAACAATTGTACTCAGTAGTACAAAGCAGCCAGCAAAAATATATCTTTGAAGattaaagggtttttttttgggCGAATAGTTCATTTCATTGGTTCTTCAACACTCTCTctacctttctctctctcccaggTCTTAAAAGGGTCCACACTCAGTTAAATGACTTTGGTATTCACAACTTATTCCATCCCTGACATCTGGAGGACCTTTTTCAGCATTAAGGCCATTTTTAAAGCTTTTAAAAGTTTGTTGTACTGTGCATAACagaacaaacattttttttggttAATTCTTATGTCCCTTCACTAAGGAATTTCACAAAACAAACCCACAAATTAAAAACTGGCACAGAAGAAATGTCTACAGAAAAGGTTCTACATGCAACTAAAAAAAACTGCAGCCAAGAGTGATAAGGTCATCTCAAGGCTGTGAACCAATACTGGCACTAAATTCTAGACACATTTATATAGATCTATAGCAACTAAAACCCTACAACAAACTAAATTGTAACAATATACCCTGTGAGTTAATCATGTGCCAACGAGCAACACGCAACTATTAAAACATACTAAACCTTGTTCCCTGAGTTAAGGAAAAGAACACTGAAACGACGCCTTAAAGGAGGTAGTGTAAAACAGAAATTGTAAGGTCAACAGCATTAAAACAACATGAACAAACATTCAGATTATATGCCTGGGTTCTTCTGCAGACGAAATGTCATCACACAATGCTTCATGGGACAGAAGCCAATGTATCTAGATTTCTCCACGTTGAAATGTCTCTATGAATCGCTGCATATGGCAAACACAGTCATAAGAGGTTTTAACTCCACAAATGACTTTGCCCCGTATTAATTATTCAGAGACAAGTCTGCCACAAAGTAAAGAGAGCTGCCAATCCTCACGACAACTAGTTATCTATGAGTACAATGTTCAGAAGTGCATACTGTAACTACAATTTTACAAGCAGCCATGTTGATGCGTACCAAGTGTCgctacatttttctttttcttcctaACTTCGGATGTCCTTGTACCGCTAGTGAAGGCAGAAGTCCCAGGCTTTAAGTGAAGTGCTGTTTCCTTACAATAACTTACTTCAGAaccaaagacagacagacagacagacagacagactctgACAAACACAAAGTATTGCTATAAGTTTGAATCTTGCTATGGAAATGAAATACCCAATTTATATAATTCATgaaagtagttaaataatacatttttggAGTTTACCGTGCGGCAAACTGAGGTAGATAATAAGCTAAGACAGGCCGGCCGCCCTCTCAGCTCCAGTGATACACTCTCTTAAATATAAAAGTCAGAAATGTAACAGTCCTAGTTCACATTTTTGACAATCTTTGGACACATTCATGGTGGGTGAGATTTTCTTGAACAGacacacatttaaaataaagaatgatgcaaaaaaaaaaattaaaaaacacatTCACAAAAAAGACCCTGAATAAAATCTTGAGAAAAAACAACATTCTTCCATGGATCTTTCATTCCCGCTCTCCTGCTCACAGTCCTTCAGAGCAGTAGTGGGGttgggtgggttgggggggggtctggggtTTTCCAACCCCTATAGAGGGGGCGACTGGGGGGAATCTGGGGTCCGGCCTCGAGGAAGGTTGACGGTCTCCACTGAGCACCCCATCTCCACTACCAGGTGTGTCGGCTCTCCCACGGAGGCCTGGTCCTCCCCCACATCTCCTCCAGGCTCCACGCCCAAGGGCGACGGCTGAGAGCTGGAGGACAGGTTGGTCATCTCAGTTTCGTCGTGCGAGTAGCGCCCCGAGTCGCCCGTCTCGTGGCTTCCCTCGCTGTTCTGGGAGCCCTCGGTGTCCCCTGGGCATCTCAGAAGGATCTGGAGCGGGGATTCCGGGTGAGGTGAAGAGGGGGCCTCTTCGTTGTACCTGAGGATAGTCATGCCTGGCTGGTAGGAGCACGTTCTCCTTTGGACCTAGACAAGGTACAAGACACCATAATCAGTGACGTCCAGAGTACATCAGTGCAGATTGTAAGGATCCAGTGCGCGCCGCAGTAAGGATCCAGTGCCCGCTGCAGTAAGGATCCAGTGCCCGCTGCATTAAGGATCC includes these proteins:
- the pygo1 gene encoding pygopus homolog 1 isoform X2, encoding MSTEQDKDALSLKRNRGGDGGLDGLAGPGVLLASPDKKKRKSNTQPALFPPVSEYAPPPNPSADHLVASNPFDDSYNALSFKPLPSGNPYPGHSHYPGLSSYAPHRMPPHVPPRIPSPYGGPYQLRSQLHPFAQNQMGMGFVRVPGFGYPHPESPAYGNQPGFNSGVPLARSQPYRASHGDAFSQGPPQMLNRSTNCDGPAFGPEGNVGVNVAMRTCVDPRAGFALQRSNQQPDPPVPKQELGEAAGGGASHGSSPQKQGPSLEESPCHEVSPDRKSKGRNAPVCQEPAHPHAVDKLNGIISPSADTLKNSPQPCGPKDVPPRAGRRRQGSGGSKTVVTPSRPGPCSSDPIYPCGICLNEVNDDQEAIMCEASCQKWFHRICTGMTETAYNLLTAEASAVWGCDICMEDKGAQLLRSRDLAAPPAVTSEG
- the pygo1 gene encoding pygopus homolog 1 isoform X1, which gives rise to MDGAAPQRALGGSGRGDGARRASGGDGGLDGLAGPGVLLASPDKKKRKSNTQPALFPPVSEYAPPPNPSADHLVASNPFDDSYNALSFKPLPSGNPYPGHSHYPGLSSYAPHRMPPHVPPRIPSPYGGPYQLRSQLHPFAQNQMGMGFVRVPGFGYPHPESPAYGNQPGFNSGVPLARSQPYRASHGDAFSQGPPQMLNRSTNCDGPAFGPEGNVGVNVAMRTCVDPRAGFALQRSNQQPDPPVPKQELGEAAGGGASHGSSPQKQGPSLEESPCHEVSPDRKSKGRNAPVCQEPAHPHAVDKLNGIISPSADTLKNSPQPCGPKDVPPRAGRRRQGSGGSKTVVTPSRPGPCSSDPIYPCGICLNEVNDDQEAIMCEASCQKWFHRICTGMTETAYNLLTAEASAVWGCDICMEDKGAQLLRSRDLAAPPAVTSEG